The Rana temporaria chromosome 4, aRanTem1.1, whole genome shotgun sequence genome contains a region encoding:
- the LOC120935512 gene encoding gastrula zinc finger protein XlCGF17.1-like gives MEKPSKDPLPLSPGCKMEDEDITKYCLGGKTMSSAMDGGIHSVERPSNLSDSEQPHTVRDGAGIQEEEKFSSPECGESFSSELSLTIPWRSHTGEKLHSCSDCEKRFTKKSNLCEKCFSQKSNLVIHQKSHSGEKPHSCPECGKCYLHKSKFVLHQRSHTGEKPYSCPECGKCFSQKSDLVKHQKSHTGEKPSPCPECGKCFSLKSRLVIHQRSHTGEKVYSCTECGKWFFKKSDLVKHQRSHTGEKPYSCPECRKCFSRLSSVYAHQKIHADEKPYSCPECGKCFSWQHGLVIHQRLHTGEKPHSCPECEKYFTRKSGLILHQRLHTGEKPYSCAECGKCFIRKLGLVLHQMSHE, from the exons ATGGAGAAACCATCAAAGGACCCTCTCCCTTTATCTCCAGGAtgtaaaatggaagatgaggacatcacaaaaTATTGTTTAGGAGGAAAGACAATGAGCTCAGCTATGGATGGAGGAATTCACAGTGTGGAAAGACCATCAAATCTCTCTGACTCTGAGCAACCTCATACTGTGAGGGATGGTGCTGGAATTCAGGAGGAGGAGAAATTTTCCAGTCCCGAATGTGGGGAAAGTTTTAGCTCTGAATTAAGTCTTACTATACCTtggagatctcacacgggtgagaaacTTCATTCCTGTTCTGACTGCGAGAAACGTTTTACAAAGAAGTCAAATCTT tgcgaaaaatgtttttcacaaaaatCAAATCTTGTTatacatcagaaatctcacagcggggagaagccacattcctgccctgagtgtgggaaatgttattTACACAAGTCAAAATTTGttttacatcagagatctcacacgggagaaaagccatattcctgccccgaatgtggaaaatgtttttcacagaaatcaGACCTTGTTAAACATCAaaaatctcacacaggtgagaagccatcgccctgccctgagtgcgggaaatgtttttcattgaaatCTAGGTTAgttatacatcagagatctcacacaggggaaaaggtCTATTCCTGCACTGAATGCGGAAAATGGTTTTTTAAAAAATCAGACCTTgttaaacatcagagatctcacacaggtgagaagccgtattcttgtcctgagtgccggaaatgtttttcacggttGTCCTCAGTTTACGCACATCAGAAAATTCACGCAgatgagaagccatattcctgccctgagtgtgggaaatgtttttcatggcAACACGGTCTTGTtatacatcagagattgcacacgggtgagaagccacattcctgccctgagtgtgaaAAATATTTTACACGGAAATCAGGTCTTATTCtacatcagagattacacacaggcgagaagccgtattcctgtgctgagtgtgggaaatgttttataaGGAAATTAGGCCTTGTTCTACATCAAATGTCTCACGAATGA